A window of Microcystis aeruginosa FD4 contains these coding sequences:
- a CDS encoding sulfite exporter TauE/SafE family protein — MLTPIQYGFLALAAVAAGLINALAGGGSLITFPTLMAVGIPPVMANVTNTVALCPGYLGATLAQKKDLHGQQKRIQLLLPSAVIGGIIGGILLLNSSDKVFERLIPFLILLAAALLAFQDTLRSWLQRRQGDENGHIPEILAVLPIALASIYGGYFGAGLGVIELAILGLFLKDNLTRLNALKQLLSLVVNVAASWFFLFSNQVYWSAAIVVAIGSLIGGLLGGKLARIISPSYLRQTVVILSIIIAIVYFLR; from the coding sequence ATGCTCACGCCTATTCAGTATGGCTTCTTGGCACTCGCTGCCGTGGCTGCCGGCTTAATTAATGCTCTTGCCGGTGGCGGTAGTCTGATTACTTTTCCGACCCTGATGGCGGTGGGTATCCCACCGGTGATGGCAAATGTGACTAATACCGTTGCTTTATGCCCCGGTTATCTGGGGGCAACCCTCGCCCAAAAAAAAGACCTGCACGGGCAACAAAAACGGATTCAGCTATTGCTACCATCGGCAGTTATTGGCGGTATTATCGGTGGTATTTTGCTGTTAAATAGTAGTGATAAAGTATTTGAGCGCCTGATTCCTTTTCTGATTCTTTTAGCGGCGGCTTTATTGGCTTTTCAAGATACTTTACGCTCTTGGCTGCAGCGGCGACAGGGGGACGAAAATGGTCATATCCCAGAAATTTTGGCGGTTTTACCCATCGCTCTCGCTTCAATTTATGGTGGTTATTTTGGAGCGGGTTTAGGTGTGATTGAGTTAGCAATTTTGGGCTTATTTCTCAAGGATAATCTCACGAGATTAAATGCTTTAAAACAGTTGCTTTCTTTGGTGGTTAACGTGGCGGCATCTTGGTTTTTCCTCTTTTCTAATCAGGTATATTGGTCGGCGGCGATAGTGGTAGCAATTGGCTCTTTGATTGGGGGTTTATTGGGGGGAAAACTAGCTAGAATTATCTCTCCTAGTTATCTGCGCCAGACTGTGGTAATTCTGAGTATTATTATCGCTATAGTTTATTTTCTTCGTTAA
- a CDS encoding P-loop NTPase fold protein encodes MSEQLIANLANAFKPVPLPAGSPFYVDLKAVRADADVCQDLGRKIIRALPTDYTHQLYTGHRGGGKSTELLRLKKYLEQKNCFVVYFAADEDDIDPEDAQYTDILIACTRHLLEQLKPANSTPLKNWIKSRWQDLIDLALTEIKVEDVKLETGDLIKYFGKLSAAIRAIPSQRQEIRNKINPHTVTLLTALNEFIDNSKTVLDNSTKLLVIVDNLDRIVPINRRDNKTNHDEIFLDRANQLKGLNCHLIYTIPISMAYSNRANDLRDIYDNDPMVLPMIMLRNPDRTINPDGMAKIKAIIEKRTQQFLPMKKLETDIFESQEVLERLCLMTGGHVRNLILLMQTALDHVDALPITAKAAQRAITQARDVYRRTVEHEQWKILAQVHLTNEIKNDDAHRKLLFNRCILQYAYFDADAELKSWYDVHPLITEIKEFKDAILSQPIPGGL; translated from the coding sequence ATGTCTGAACAATTGATCGCTAATCTTGCTAATGCCTTTAAACCAGTTCCTTTACCTGCTGGTAGTCCCTTTTATGTGGATCTAAAAGCAGTGAGAGCGGATGCCGATGTTTGTCAAGATTTAGGCAGAAAAATTATTCGTGCGCTGCCCACAGACTACACCCATCAACTGTACACAGGACATCGAGGAGGGGGGAAATCAACGGAATTATTGCGCCTGAAAAAATATCTAGAGCAAAAAAATTGTTTTGTTGTTTATTTTGCGGCAGATGAAGATGATATCGATCCAGAAGATGCTCAATATACAGATATTCTCATTGCCTGTACGCGCCATTTATTAGAACAACTAAAACCGGCTAATTCAACCCCCTTAAAAAACTGGATAAAATCCCGTTGGCAGGATTTAATTGATTTAGCTTTAACAGAGATTAAAGTTGAAGATGTTAAACTAGAAACAGGGGATTTAATTAAATATTTTGGTAAATTGTCTGCGGCGATTCGGGCAATTCCCAGTCAAAGACAAGAAATAAGAAATAAAATCAATCCTCATACTGTGACGCTGTTAACAGCACTAAATGAGTTTATTGATAATAGCAAAACTGTCTTAGATAATTCAACAAAATTATTGGTAATTGTTGATAACTTAGATCGGATCGTACCAATAAATCGGCGAGATAATAAAACTAATCATGATGAGATTTTTTTAGATCGAGCTAATCAATTAAAGGGGTTAAATTGTCATTTAATCTATACTATACCTATTTCAATGGCCTATTCTAATCGGGCCAATGATCTCCGGGATATTTATGATAATGACCCGATGGTTTTACCGATGATTATGCTCCGCAATCCGGATCGTACTATTAATCCCGATGGTATGGCAAAAATTAAGGCTATTATTGAGAAAAGAACCCAGCAATTTTTACCAATGAAAAAGCTAGAAACAGATATTTTTGAAAGTCAAGAAGTTCTGGAGCGATTATGTTTAATGACTGGAGGTCATGTACGAAACTTAATTTTATTAATGCAAACCGCTTTAGATCATGTGGATGCCTTACCTATTACCGCAAAAGCTGCTCAAAGAGCAATAACCCAAGCTAGAGATGTCTATCGGAGAACAGTAGAACACGAGCAGTGGAAAATTCTGGCTCAGGTACATCTTACCAACGAAATTAAAAATGATGACGCTCATCGTAAATTATTATTCAATCGTTGTATTTTACAATATGCTTATTTTGATGCAGATGCAGAGTTAAAAAGTTGGTATGATGTGCATCCTTTAATTACCGAAATTAAGGAGTTTAAAGACGCAATCCTCAGCCAACCCATACCGGGAGGATTATAA
- a CDS encoding oxidoreductase: MSKIRFATVWLAGCSGCHMSFLDLDEWLLELAEKVDVVYSPVGCDLKTYPENVDVCLVEGAIANQDNLELIHLVRQNTKTVVSFGDCAVTANVPAMRNMLGTADPVLKRAYLELGDNTPQLPEEPGIVPELLDQVLPVHQVIPVDIFMPGCPPDADRIRETLIPILKGELPVMAGREMIKFG, encoded by the coding sequence ATGAGTAAAATTCGCTTCGCTACTGTCTGGTTAGCCGGTTGTTCGGGATGCCATATGTCCTTCCTCGATTTGGATGAATGGCTGTTAGAATTAGCCGAAAAAGTTGACGTGGTGTATAGTCCCGTCGGCTGCGATCTGAAAACCTATCCCGAAAATGTCGATGTCTGTTTAGTGGAAGGAGCGATCGCTAATCAGGACAATTTAGAACTAATTCATCTAGTCCGCCAAAATACCAAAACCGTCGTTTCTTTTGGTGATTGCGCCGTGACTGCTAATGTTCCCGCTATGCGGAATATGTTGGGAACTGCCGATCCCGTACTAAAAAGGGCTTATTTAGAGTTAGGAGATAACACCCCTCAACTACCAGAAGAACCCGGTATCGTTCCCGAATTATTAGATCAAGTGCTGCCCGTCCATCAAGTCATTCCCGTCGATATTTTTATGCCGGGATGTCCCCCCGATGCGGACAGAATTCGCGAGACATTGATTCCCATTTTAAAAGGGGAATTACCCGTGATGGCAGGACGAGAAATGATTAAATTTGGTTAA
- the hcp gene encoding hydroxylamine reductase: MFCEQCEQTASGNGCHQWGACGKSPEVNAVQDLLVYCLRGLASVVLKAKEAAISTREADIFTCESLFATMTNVNFDQRRFTDYIQRCLEIRENLKAQLGSLDWSALANYQPNFNESLVSQGQEVSLELIEKVQDIDIFSLKLTAIYGVKGLASYTFHAQELGQEDDSVYQVIQETLAAIDRGDLNLNDWVAICLKVGAANLRAMELLDQGHTETYGHPIPTNVPLNPRLGKAILVSGHDIKQLAALLAQTANTGITVYTHGELLPAHGYPKLKEKYPHLYGHYGTAWQNQTKEFAKFPGAIVLTTNCLMPPHENYESKLFTLGPVGYAHINRLETVDGAIDFSPVIAKAQSLPGFTEISEPRQVMVGFAHNTVLSVADTVVDALKQGKIRHFFLVGGCDGAKPDRNYYTEFVEQVPEDCIVLTLACGKFRFFDKQLGSIEGLPRLMDLGQCNDAYSAIKIALGLANAFNVSVNEIPLSLIISWYEQKAIAVLLTLLHLGMQNIRLGPTLPAFISPNVLKFLADTYHLQPITTPAKDLADCLG; the protein is encoded by the coding sequence ATGTTTTGTGAACAATGCGAACAAACCGCTAGTGGTAATGGTTGCCATCAGTGGGGAGCCTGTGGAAAAAGTCCCGAAGTCAACGCTGTTCAAGACTTATTAGTTTATTGTCTGCGGGGATTAGCATCGGTAGTTTTAAAAGCAAAAGAAGCGGCGATATCTACTCGCGAAGCCGATATTTTTACCTGTGAGTCGCTTTTCGCCACCATGACCAATGTGAACTTCGATCAACGACGTTTTACCGATTATATTCAGCGTTGTTTAGAGATTCGGGAAAATTTAAAAGCACAATTGGGATCCCTGGACTGGTCTGCACTTGCCAACTATCAGCCTAATTTTAATGAGAGCCTAGTTAGCCAAGGTCAAGAAGTATCCTTAGAACTAATTGAAAAAGTGCAGGACATCGATATTTTTTCCCTAAAGTTAACCGCTATCTACGGAGTTAAAGGTCTTGCTTCCTATACTTTCCACGCTCAGGAATTAGGTCAAGAGGATGACTCAGTTTATCAGGTTATCCAAGAGACTTTAGCGGCAATTGATCGGGGGGATTTAAACCTGAATGATTGGGTGGCAATCTGTCTAAAAGTCGGGGCAGCAAACCTGCGGGCCATGGAATTATTAGATCAAGGTCATACCGAAACCTACGGTCATCCGATACCGACAAATGTTCCCTTAAATCCGCGTTTAGGTAAAGCCATTTTAGTCTCCGGCCATGATATTAAACAATTGGCAGCTTTACTGGCACAAACTGCCAATACTGGCATAACAGTCTATACCCACGGAGAATTATTACCCGCTCACGGTTATCCAAAACTAAAAGAAAAATATCCCCATCTCTACGGTCATTATGGAACCGCTTGGCAAAATCAAACTAAAGAATTTGCTAAGTTTCCGGGGGCAATAGTTTTAACTACTAATTGTCTCATGCCCCCCCACGAAAACTATGAAAGTAAACTCTTTACCCTCGGACCTGTGGGTTATGCCCATATTAACCGCTTAGAAACAGTGGACGGTGCGATCGATTTTAGTCCCGTGATTGCTAAAGCGCAGTCATTGCCCGGATTTACTGAAATAAGCGAACCTCGGCAGGTAATGGTGGGATTTGCCCACAATACCGTCCTCAGTGTCGCTGATACGGTGGTTGATGCCCTTAAACAGGGTAAAATCCGTCACTTCTTCCTGGTTGGGGGCTGCGATGGGGCAAAACCAGATCGCAATTACTACACCGAATTTGTGGAACAAGTTCCCGAAGATTGTATCGTTTTAACCCTTGCCTGCGGAAAATTCCGCTTTTTCGACAAACAATTAGGTAGCATCGAAGGATTACCGCGGCTAATGGATTTGGGACAATGTAACGATGCCTATAGTGCCATCAAAATCGCCCTAGGATTAGCCAACGCTTTTAACGTTAGCGTCAACGAGATACCCCTATCCCTAATTATCTCTTGGTACGAACAAAAAGCGATCGCTGTACTGCTCACCCTGCTGCATCTAGGTATGCAAAATATCCGTCTGGGACCAACTTTACCGGCATTTATCTCCCCTAACGTCCTGAAATTCCTCGCCGATACCTATCACCTGCAGCCGATTACCACCCCCGCAAAAGACTTAGCCGATTGTCTAGGTTAA
- a CDS encoding TPR end-of-group domain-containing protein produces MTDNLHTEYQDMAKTDKDFEQIRGDERFQSFLNRV; encoded by the coding sequence CTGACTGACAACCTCCATACCGAATATCAAGATATGGCAAAAACAGATAAAGATTTTGAGCAGATTCGGGGAGATGAGCGGTTTCAGAGTTTCCTAAATCGAGTATAA
- a CDS encoding TPR end-of-group domain-containing protein, which translates to MSLDVKYQDMAKTDKDFEQIRGDERFQSLLS; encoded by the coding sequence ATCAGTCTTGATGTCAAATATCAGGATATGGCGAAAACGGATAAAGATTTTGAGCAGATTCGGGGAGATGAGCGGTTTCAATCATTGCTAAGTTAA
- a CDS encoding PIN domain-containing protein — protein MLKRVILDTGVLVAVLDRSDNYHNWAIQQWEKVAKPLLTCEAVITESCFILQDVYGSEDAIMSLIERGTIKIDFSLNDEVKVIRE, from the coding sequence ATGCTCAAAAGAGTAATTCTAGATACGGGGGTCTTAGTCGCCGTTCTCGACCGGAGTGATAATTATCACAATTGGGCAATTCAGCAATGGGAAAAAGTTGCCAAACCTTTATTAACTTGTGAGGCAGTTATCACTGAATCCTGTTTTATTTTACAAGATGTTTATGGGAGTGAAGATGCAATAATGTCTTTAATTGAACGGGGAACAATTAAAATAGATTTTAGCCTAAATGATGAAGTCAAAGTCATCCGAGAGTGA
- a CDS encoding alpha/beta hydrolase yields the protein MISHSLQNRFPRNNPTRRLRAFILGLFAAGMTALPLKAAEEIEFVYTPLVFSVSVTSLETFAKEGKIDANLKQFLARVTPEAREQFREALLTKIDIDPILLSRFFNSVMGADMLSRLGKSITIQGGINGKYALRGAIVSAAFDPGGLTLLNVLKKFPNNIQLQGEEILGLAKTIDYAVYVAEVFIKDMRLWTAEEAAAVKPAINYASLPDLRQRGSFQVKKEVWNLTDSSRNRSLYVDVYIPQTFRDDKTPVIIFSHGLASRPEDYAQAIEHLASYGFLVAAPQHPGSDIKYLQGMLAGYYRNIFDGNEFINRPKDISFVIDELARRNASQFQGKLNLTNVGVAGHSFGGYTAIAIAGASIDFDNLAKDCNRSYSGINISILLECRALELPRQVYNFRDERVTAVFAANPVNRSIFGEKGLSKISIPVLLGSGSYDPAANPIFEQAIPFTWLKTPDKYLAMVEGQAHVNFTELDAGMQKTLESVVDITLPNQNLIEGYAGALLVAFFEVYIADNEKFRPFLLSSYAEYLSQEQKFKLDFITAASDEKLSQLIEKLRVHRQ from the coding sequence ATGATTAGCCATAGTTTACAAAATCGGTTTCCTAGAAATAATCCCACCCGTCGGCTGCGAGCTTTTATCCTAGGTCTTTTCGCTGCTGGTATGACCGCTTTACCCCTAAAAGCCGCCGAAGAAATTGAATTTGTCTATACTCCTCTCGTCTTTTCTGTATCGGTAACATCCCTAGAAACCTTTGCTAAAGAAGGCAAAATCGACGCTAATTTAAAACAATTTCTAGCCAGAGTAACTCCCGAAGCAAGAGAGCAGTTTCGTGAGGCTTTATTAACAAAAATTGACATCGATCCTATTTTACTATCTCGTTTCTTTAATAGTGTGATGGGTGCTGATATGCTCTCTCGTTTGGGCAAAAGCATCACCATTCAAGGGGGAATTAATGGTAAATATGCCCTGCGGGGTGCGATTGTTAGTGCCGCTTTTGATCCGGGGGGATTAACCCTTTTAAATGTGCTGAAAAAATTCCCCAATAATATCCAGTTACAGGGGGAAGAAATCCTCGGATTAGCTAAAACCATCGATTATGCAGTTTATGTGGCGGAAGTATTTATTAAAGATATGCGCCTCTGGACAGCCGAGGAAGCCGCTGCCGTTAAACCAGCGATTAATTATGCCAGTTTACCCGATTTGCGTCAGCGCGGTAGCTTTCAGGTAAAAAAAGAAGTTTGGAACCTAACCGATAGCAGTCGCAATCGCAGTTTATATGTGGATGTTTATATCCCGCAAACTTTCCGAGACGATAAAACACCTGTAATTATTTTTTCCCACGGATTAGCCTCGCGACCAGAAGATTATGCCCAAGCAATTGAACATCTAGCTTCCTACGGATTTTTAGTAGCAGCACCGCAACACCCCGGCAGTGATATCAAATACCTGCAAGGAATGTTAGCAGGGTATTATCGCAATATTTTTGATGGCAATGAGTTTATTAACCGCCCCAAAGATATTAGCTTTGTCATCGATGAATTAGCAAGACGTAATGCTAGTCAATTTCAAGGTAAACTTAACCTAACTAATGTGGGAGTAGCTGGTCATTCCTTCGGAGGTTATACTGCCATTGCTATTGCCGGTGCGTCAATCGATTTTGATAATCTTGCTAAAGATTGTAACCGTTCTTATTCCGGGATTAATATCTCGATTTTACTGGAATGTCGCGCCCTAGAATTGCCTAGACAGGTCTATAATTTTCGCGATGAACGAGTCACTGCTGTCTTTGCAGCTAATCCCGTTAACCGCAGTATTTTTGGGGAAAAAGGTTTAAGCAAAATCTCGATTCCTGTCCTCTTGGGTTCAGGAAGTTATGACCCAGCAGCTAATCCGATTTTTGAACAGGCTATTCCTTTTACTTGGTTAAAAACGCCAGATAAATATCTGGCCATGGTGGAGGGACAAGCTCATGTAAATTTTACGGAATTGGATGCAGGAATGCAAAAAACCCTAGAGTCTGTGGTCGATATCACTTTACCCAATCAAAATTTAATCGAGGGTTATGCGGGGGCCTTATTGGTGGCCTTTTTTGAAGTTTATATTGCTGATAATGAAAAGTTTCGTCCTTTTCTTCTGTCTAGCTATGCAGAATATCTCAGTCAGGAACAAAAGTTTAAATTAGACTTTATTACTGCCGCTTCTGACGAGAAATTATCTCAATTAATTGAGAAATTGCGAGTACATAGGCAATAG
- a CDS encoding tetratricopeptide repeat protein, protein MTNQKVKPLTNSQESDFEGLLEEQPLTAAESYQALLRSLRRKNGFNLLFVRCSPVQADEIIRGISQDLPNKNIQVLQLDSETDNLYEKIVDLPNYTNLNILFVRGLENALLRYEEAESQGYFLSSQSPVYGGTWAGVPKILGYLNLSRERFERQFPFTLVFLLPEFALRYFIRRASDFFDWYSGVYEFPTDKDILEKEIRRLVYLDSDLDTYQQFTPQQRQEKLAEIKAYLSDSPSLDPVRASQLWHEKGLIHAMGKEYEQAIASYDQALEIKPDDHQAWNNRGIALYNLGRYEQAIASYDQALEIKPDDHQAWNNRGIALYNLGRYEQAIASYDQALEIKPDDHQAWNNRGIALYNLGRYEQAIASFDQALEIKPDDHQAWYNRGVALGNLGRYEQAIASFDQALEIKPDDHQAWYNRGVALGNLGRYEEAIASYDQALEIKPDDHQAWYNRGIALGNLGRYEQAIASYDQALEFKPDYHQAWYNRGNALDDLGRYEQAIASYDRSIKINSNDANTYYNKACCYGLQNNVELAIENLQRAINLDVKYQDMAKTDQYFEQIRGDERFQSLLS, encoded by the coding sequence ATGACAAACCAAAAAGTAAAACCCTTAACTAACTCTCAGGAATCGGATTTTGAAGGATTGCTAGAAGAGCAACCCCTAACAGCAGCAGAATCCTATCAAGCATTACTGCGATCGCTCAGACGAAAAAATGGCTTTAATTTACTCTTTGTTCGCTGTTCTCCCGTGCAAGCTGATGAGATTATTCGGGGAATCAGTCAAGATTTACCCAATAAAAATATTCAAGTCCTGCAGCTTGATTCAGAAACCGATAATTTGTATGAGAAAATTGTCGATCTACCAAATTATACCAATCTAAACATTCTTTTTGTGCGAGGTTTAGAAAATGCACTACTGCGCTACGAAGAAGCGGAAAGTCAAGGCTATTTCTTGTCGAGTCAAAGTCCAGTTTATGGAGGAACCTGGGCCGGAGTTCCTAAGATTTTAGGCTATTTAAACCTATCCCGTGAGCGATTTGAGCGGCAATTTCCCTTTACTTTAGTATTCTTATTGCCGGAATTTGCCTTGCGGTATTTTATTCGTCGTGCGTCGGATTTTTTTGATTGGTATTCGGGAGTTTATGAATTTCCGACCGATAAGGACATATTGGAAAAAGAAATTAGAAGACTGGTTTATTTAGACAGCGATCTCGATACCTATCAGCAATTCACTCCCCAACAACGACAGGAAAAGTTGGCCGAAATTAAGGCCTATTTAAGCGATTCCCCATCTCTCGATCCTGTTCGAGCATCTCAATTGTGGCATGAAAAAGGTTTAATTCATGCAATGGGAAAAGAATACGAACAAGCGATCGCATCCTACGATCAAGCTTTAGAAATTAAACCCGATGACCATCAAGCTTGGAACAACCGAGGGATTGCGTTATATAACTTAGGAAGGTATGAACAAGCGATCGCATCCTACGATCAAGCTTTAGAAATTAAACCCGATGACCATCAAGCTTGGAACAACCGAGGGATTGCGTTATATAACTTAGGAAGGTATGAACAAGCGATCGCATCCTACGATCAAGCTTTAGAAATTAAACCCGATGACCATCAAGCTTGGAACAACCGAGGGATTGCGTTATATAACTTAGGAAGGTATGAACAAGCGATCGCATCCTTTGATCAAGCTTTAGAAATTAAACCCGATGACCATCAAGCTTGGTACAACCGAGGGGTTGCGTTAGGTAATTTAGGAAGGTATGAACAAGCGATCGCATCCTTTGATCAAGCTTTAGAAATTAAACCCGATGACCATCAAGCTTGGTACAACCGAGGGGTTGCGTTAGGTAATTTAGGAAGGTATGAAGAAGCGATCGCATCCTACGATCAAGCTTTAGAAATTAAACCCGATGACCATCAAGCTTGGTACAACCGAGGGATTGCGTTAGGTAATTTAGGAAGGTATGAACAAGCGATCGCATCCTACGATCAAGCTTTAGAATTTAAACCCGATTACCATCAAGCTTGGTACAACCGAGGGAATGCGTTAGATGACTTAGGAAGGTATGAACAAGCGATCGCATCCTACGATCGATCTATTAAAATTAATTCAAATGATGCTAATACTTACTACAATAAAGCTTGCTGTTATGGCTTACAAAACAATGTGGAATTAGCTATCGAAAACTTACAACGCGCCATCAATCTTGATGTCAAATATCAGGATATGGCGAAAACGGATCAATATTTTGAGCAGATTCGGGGAGATGAGCGGTTTCAATCATTGCTAAGTTAA
- the hoxU gene encoding bidirectional hydrogenase complex protein HoxU, which translates to MSVITLSIDGKDVAIEAGSRVLAAASQVGIKIPALCHLDGVSEVAACRLCLVEIEGINKLLPACVTEVAEGMVVHTDTPKLKEYRRMTVELLFAEGNHVCAVCVANGNCELQDLAIEVGMDHSRFPYRFPKREVDISHHLFGIDHNRCVLCTRCVRVCDEIEGAHVWDLAYRGEKDKIIAGMDQPWGSVSACTSCGKCVAACPTGAIFRKGSAVSEKEEDRSKLEFLVNARTEHQWTR; encoded by the coding sequence ATGTCCGTAATCACTTTAAGCATTGATGGCAAAGATGTAGCGATCGAAGCAGGTTCGCGAGTTCTGGCGGCCGCTAGTCAGGTAGGAATAAAAATTCCTGCCCTCTGTCATCTCGATGGGGTTTCCGAAGTGGCCGCCTGTCGCTTATGTTTGGTAGAAATTGAAGGTATTAATAAATTATTACCCGCCTGTGTAACGGAAGTGGCGGAAGGAATGGTGGTTCATACCGATACCCCAAAACTGAAAGAATATCGCCGCATGACAGTGGAATTATTATTCGCTGAAGGTAATCACGTTTGTGCAGTTTGTGTGGCTAATGGTAACTGTGAATTACAAGATTTAGCCATCGAAGTGGGTATGGATCATAGTCGTTTTCCCTACCGTTTTCCCAAGCGAGAAGTGGATATTTCCCATCATCTTTTTGGTATCGATCATAATCGTTGTGTTCTCTGTACCCGTTGTGTGCGAGTCTGCGATGAAATTGAAGGGGCGCACGTTTGGGATCTGGCTTATCGCGGCGAAAAAGATAAAATTATCGCGGGAATGGATCAGCCTTGGGGCAGCGTTTCTGCCTGTACTTCCTGCGGCAAATGTGTTGCCGCTTGTCCAACCGGGGCAATATTCCGCAAGGGTTCCGCCGTTTCTGAAAAAGAGGAAGATCGCTCGAAGTTGGAATTTTTAGTTAACGCTAGGACTGAACACCAATGGACGCGTTAA
- a CDS encoding YiaA/YiaB family inner membrane protein: MNDKKYGTAPSHTQAWIFQTWLSFVVSISATSLGVVYLPVEPWIKGYLGMGLLFTVGSTINLSKTVRDVEESKRLINRIDEAKLERILSQYDPYKE; encoded by the coding sequence ATGAACGATAAAAAATACGGTACTGCTCCCAGTCATACTCAAGCGTGGATTTTTCAAACTTGGTTATCTTTTGTTGTCTCTATTTCTGCCACTTCTTTAGGGGTTGTTTATCTGCCAGTAGAGCCGTGGATTAAAGGTTATTTAGGCATGGGTTTACTATTTACCGTCGGTTCCACCATTAATTTATCAAAAACTGTCCGCGATGTGGAAGAATCTAAACGCTTAATTAATCGCATTGATGAAGCAAAGTTAGAACGGATATTGAGTCAGTACGATCCTTATAAGGAGTAG
- a CDS encoding DUF2854 domain-containing protein, which yields MLRKIRLSYFGLILGSILTVIGIIGYAQGNATVNLAGFFYGLPLLLGGLALKASEIKPIPFSQPTSPEILQLRQQQATVTQTKLRNDVTRYRYGQEVHLDEALEKLGLSPTDEERPTLVGIRETAVDSAYCLTLEFESPLLPLEKWLAKQEKIERYFGPGIRAEIKQVDEEKIDLALITIPNA from the coding sequence ATGCTCAGAAAAATTAGACTATCATACTTTGGCTTAATTTTAGGCAGTATTTTAACGGTTATCGGGATCATCGGTTATGCCCAAGGTAACGCCACGGTCAATTTAGCGGGGTTTTTCTACGGATTACCGTTATTATTGGGAGGTTTAGCCCTAAAAGCCTCAGAAATCAAACCTATACCCTTCAGTCAACCCACTAGCCCCGAAATCTTGCAATTGCGCCAACAACAGGCTACTGTCACCCAAACCAAACTTCGCAACGATGTCACCCGGTATCGCTACGGACAGGAAGTGCATCTGGATGAAGCCCTAGAAAAGCTGGGATTAAGCCCCACAGACGAGGAAAGACCGACTTTAGTAGGAATTCGTGAAACTGCTGTTGATTCCGCCTATTGTCTCACCCTAGAATTTGAATCGCCCCTTTTACCCCTAGAAAAGTGGCTGGCAAAACAGGAAAAAATTGAAAGATACTTTGGACCAGGAATTAGAGCCGAAATTAAGCAAGTTGACGAGGAAAAAATTGATTTAGCCCTAATTACTATTCCTAACGCCTAA